A region of Lycium barbarum isolate Lr01 chromosome 3, ASM1917538v2, whole genome shotgun sequence DNA encodes the following proteins:
- the LOC132633688 gene encoding UPF0481 protein At3g47200-like has translation MMLLDACLLLSFMLDINSACRALDAATRFAIFNDIMLLENQIPLWILKRLATSIYGDGNIIAEGKTYSSWEELLGEFCKQTVYWGSLRKAIEIGSSDEDYLHLLQLYWEVHVSGYNTGRHNAVATPSTCSQKYFRCAAVSTKERKVDVNSFRSVRDLKSKGIWFKPSSQQTLRGIKFKSYCLFAQLELPPLFIDAGMPVLYANVIAYEMSNTGSWAVALEITNYVNFLKSLVISAGDVKELREQEILFNCLGTDEEANKVLQEIPAGRIFSFGNILNVALKIQQHTSSKKRIFLAELFWTHFSSPWSFMTLLVAIVLLGLTLAQTYFTIYPRK, from the exons ATGATGCTCCTCGATGCGTGTTTACTTTTGAGCTTTATGCTAGATATCAACTCTGCTTGTCGTGCACTTGACGCAGCAACAAGATTTGCAATTTTCAATGATATAATGTTACTCGAGAACCAAATTCCACTCTGGATTCTCAAGAGGTTGGCCACCTCGATATATGGTGATGGTAATATTATTGCAGAAGGTAAAACGTACTCGTCCTGGGAGGAATTGCTTGGCGAGTTCTGCAAGCAAACGGTTTACTGGGGGTCTCTGCGCAAGGCAATTGAAATAGGGAGTAGTGATGAGGATtatcttcatcttcttcaactttaTTGGGAAGTACATGTCTCTGGTTACAATACTGGACGGCATAATGCAGTAGCAACACCGTCAACCTGCTCCCAAAAGTATTTCAG ATGCGCCGCAGTTtccacaaaagaaagaaaggttgaTGTCAACTCGTTTCGGTCAGTTAGAGACCTCAAATCAAAAGGCATTTGGTTTAAGCCAAGTAGCCAACAAACTCTCAGAGGAATCAAATTCAAATCTTACTGCTTGTTTGCGCAGCTCGAGCTTCCACCTTTATTTATTGACGCCGGCATGCCGGTATTGTATGCGAACGTGATAGCTTATGAGATGAGCAATACTGGCAGCTGGGCAGTTGCCCTTGAGATAACAAATTATGTCAACTTTTTGAAATCGCTCGTAATAAGCGCTGGGGATGTCAAAGAATTACGAGAGCAAGAAATACTCTTCAATTGTTTAGGAACAGATGAGGAAGCCAACAAAGTATTGCAAGAGATTCCCGCTGGTCGTATATTTTCCTTTGGTAACATTTTGAATGTCGCATTGAAAATTCAACAACATACTAGCAgcaaaaaaagaatatttttggcAGAGTTGTTTTGGACTCATTTTAGTAGTCCATGGTCATTTATGACTTTGCTTGTAGCAATTGTACTACTTGGCTTAACTCTCGCCCAAACCTATTTTACTATCTATCCTAGGAAGTAA